One Edaphobacter flagellatus genomic region harbors:
- a CDS encoding alginate lyase family protein — MKTFSRREFCALSSGLTAGIFTRNLWAAPAKGAYQLVAATDRERIMKAANAYLSDAPVTVTATHSDRSAGGPHDFFSEADYFWPDPQNPGGPYIRRDGESNPANFNGHRQAMVRLSLIVPALTAAWLLTRQKKYADHAERHLRAWFVDPATQMNPNLQYAQAIFGVTKGRGIGIIDTLHLVEVARAATLLNRGNALKSGPEIQRWFSSYLEWMRTSKNGMEERDAKNNHGTCWVLQAGEFARFTGNEEVMQWCRDRFRNTLVPGQIAPDGSLPLELARTKPYSYSLFDMDIFCGLAQSLSTPQEDLWSFTTPDGRNLKKLMQFMVPFIDDKSKWPYKHDVEHWEDFPVRNPALLFSGIAYDQAAYINLWKRLNPDPTVPEVIRNFPIRQPLLWIS; from the coding sequence ATGAAAACGTTCTCACGGAGAGAGTTTTGCGCGCTGAGCAGTGGTCTGACCGCAGGCATTTTTACCAGAAACCTGTGGGCTGCTCCTGCAAAGGGGGCGTATCAGCTTGTCGCCGCGACGGATCGCGAGCGCATCATGAAGGCCGCTAACGCCTATCTCTCCGACGCTCCTGTCACCGTAACCGCGACGCACAGCGATCGCAGCGCAGGCGGCCCTCACGACTTCTTCTCCGAAGCTGATTATTTCTGGCCCGATCCCCAGAACCCAGGAGGGCCTTATATTCGTCGCGATGGTGAGTCCAACCCAGCCAACTTCAACGGCCATCGCCAGGCAATGGTCCGTCTCAGCCTCATCGTGCCTGCCCTCACTGCCGCATGGCTGCTCACCCGTCAGAAGAAGTATGCCGATCATGCCGAACGCCATCTGCGCGCCTGGTTTGTCGATCCGGCAACACAGATGAACCCGAACCTCCAGTACGCCCAGGCCATCTTCGGTGTCACCAAAGGACGCGGCATCGGCATCATCGACACATTGCATCTGGTCGAAGTGGCACGCGCTGCAACCCTGTTGAACCGAGGCAATGCCCTAAAGAGCGGCCCGGAGATTCAACGATGGTTCTCGTCCTATCTTGAATGGATGCGCACCTCAAAAAACGGCATGGAAGAGCGTGACGCAAAAAACAATCACGGCACCTGCTGGGTTCTGCAAGCCGGCGAGTTCGCACGTTTCACAGGCAATGAAGAGGTAATGCAGTGGTGCCGAGACCGCTTCCGCAATACCCTCGTTCCCGGGCAGATCGCCCCCGATGGCAGCCTGCCCTTGGAACTTGCGCGCACCAAGCCTTACAGCTACTCCCTCTTCGACATGGATATCTTCTGCGGCCTCGCTCAAAGCCTTTCCACACCGCAGGAGGACCTATGGTCGTTCACCACGCCTGACGGACGTAATCTCAAAAAGCTGATGCAGTTTATGGTGCCTTTTATCGATGACAAATCGAAGTGGCCGTATAAACACGATGTCGAGCACTGGGAGGACTTCCCCGTCCGCAATCCTGCGCTTCTCTTCTCGGGAATCGCCTACGACCAGGCCGCCTATATCAATCTGTGGAAGCGCCTCAATCCGGACCCCACCGTGCCTGAAGTGATCCGCAACTTCCCCATACGCCAGCCTCTGCTCTGGATCTCATAA